A section of the Triticum dicoccoides isolate Atlit2015 ecotype Zavitan chromosome 7A, WEW_v2.0, whole genome shotgun sequence genome encodes:
- the LOC119331039 gene encoding uncharacterized protein DDB_G0286299-like: MELELEAGGGGRVVPLSSESPAADLGRGDQAPADLNVSRRHVSLRLVGGGEPRVAFDVVGRNPVLVRSSFGGDKVYRRGEAGELRAGDGLSLSLSAPSFWTVRRTGGEGEAGAGEEAEVDTAVLDAVARREKRTRERKERERERRAAEEATEGTKEEVMAASGDDELDEEVEDLKIDLESIDPVQEFGFLSMGHEFDNYPKGRIRPPKDWNWFLEEITKGSDDEDDDDVSNTGRKSRGRSGANKKKKRGGEDDDEWTDQSEDGKDSLLTGSSMKRPKKYVTRSKDPKKPRKESSKTENEDTADEQDETDEDDEDDEADETLGGFIVGEEDEPMEELSEEEEEDEFDDEDEDD, from the exons ATGGAGCTGGAGCTCGAAGCAGGCGGCGGCGGAAGAGTGGTTCCCCTCTCCAGCGAGTCCCCGGCGGCCGACCTCGGCCGCGGCGACCAGGCTCCGGCAGACCTCAACGTGTCGCGCCGCCACGTGTCGCTCCGCCTCGTGGGCGGCGGAGAGCCTAGGGTCGCCTTCGACGTCGTGGGGAGGAACCCCGTGCTCGTCCGCTCGTCGTTCGGCGGAGACAAGGTGTACCGCCGCGGCGAGGCGGGCGAGCTCCGGGCCGGGGACGGGCTGTCTCTGTCGCTCTCGGCGCCGTCGTTCTGGACGGTGCGGAGGacgggcggggagggggaggccggtgcgggtgaggaggcggaggtggacacCGCGGTGCTGGACGCGGTGGCGAGGCGGGAGAAGCGGACGcgggagaggaaggagagggaaagggagaGGCGAGCAGCGGAGGAGGCTACGGAGGGGACGAAGGAGGAGGTTATGGCGGCGTCCGGTGATGACGAGTTGGATGAGGAAGTAGAGGATCTCAAAATTGATCTTGAAAGCATCGACCCCGTTCAAG AGTTTGGGTTTTTGTCGATGGGTCATGAATTTGACAATTACCCTAAGGGCAGAATTCGCCCTCCGAAGGATTGGAACTGGTTCCTAGAGGAAATAACGAAGGGcagcgatgatgaagatgatgacgatgtcAGTAACACGGGACGTAAATCAAGGGGTCGTAGTGGTgcgaacaagaagaaaaagagagggggtgaagatgatgatgagtgGACTGATCAGAGCGAGGATGGAAAAGACTCCCTGCTAACAGGCTCTAGCATGAAGAGACCAAAAAAGTATGTAACAAGATCGAAAGACCCCAAAAAACCTCGCAAGGAGAGCTCTAAAACAGAAAATGAGGATACCGCGGACGAACAGGATGAGacagatgaagatgatgaagatgatgaagcagATGAGACACTGGGAGGTTTTATAGTCGGAGAAGAGGATGAGCCTATGGAAGAGCTgagtgaggaagaagaggaagatgaattcGATGATGAAGACGAAGACGACTGA
- the LOC119332099 gene encoding putative heat stress transcription factor A-6a yields the protein MDSAAAVTMDVKQEEPEMVVLDDDDGDAGCCLAPTPLDLSAAAAVPPFLAKTFDMVEDPATDAVVSWGAARNSFVVWDPHAFAARLLPLHFKHANFSSFLRQLNTYGFRKVNPDRWEFANTGFLGGQRHLLAGIRRRRGADTGRRPAAALSPSSSCAEGAGGFGPVEGELERLRRDREALKRELAGLKRQQEEARATLLDMERRVEGTERRQEQCKAFLARAVRSPAFLANLARRNGLSAAAPASVIDGKKKRRLLNANSSPPPAEDGFTFEELALAAGVVEEAAAPTRSGVTTDMIWYELLEEGQAEIDVEVEELVAAAGDMEPWEFGEEEVQDLMQQIDSFAGPPSC from the exons atggactccgccgccgccgtgacCATGGACGTCAAGCAGGAGGAGCCCGAGATGGTGGTGctggacgacgacgacggcgacgcggGCTGCTGCCTGGCGCCGACGCCGCTGGACCTGTCGGCGGCCGCGGCGGTGCCGCCGTTCCTGGCCAAGACGTTCGACATGGTGGAGGACCCGGCGACGGACGCGGTGGTGTCGTGGGGCGCGGCGCGGAACAGCTTCGTGGTGTGGGATCCCCACGCCTTCGCCGCCCGCCTCCTCCCGCTGCACTTCAAGCACGCCAACTTCTCCAGCTTCCTCCGGCAGCTCAACACCTAC GGATTCCGTAAGGTGAACCCGGACAGGTGGGAGTTCGCCAACACGGGCTTTCTCGGCGGgcagcgccacctcctcgccggcATCCGTCGCCGCCGCGGCGCCGACACCGGCCGCCGTCCCGCTGCGGcattgtcgccgtcgtcgtcgtgcGCGGAGGGCGCCGGCGGCTTCGGCCCAGTGGAGGGGGAGCTGGAGCGGCTGCGGCGGGACCGGGAGGCGCTGAAGCGGGAGCTGGCCGGGCtcaagcggcagcaggaggaggcgCGCGCGACGCTGCTCGACATGGAGCGCCGCGTGGAGGGCACGGAGCGGCGGCAGGAGCAGTGCAAGGCCTTCCTCGCGCGCGCCGTCAGGAGCCCGGCCTTCCTGGCCAACCTGGCGCGCCGCAACGGCCTCAGCGCGGCGGCTCCGGCGTCCGTCATCGACGGCAAGAAGAAGCGGCGGCTTCTCAACGCCAACTCTTCGCCGCCGCCCGCGGAGGACGGGTTCACATTCGAGGAGCTGGCACTGGCGGCCGGCGTCGTCGAGGAAGCGGCCGCGCCGACCCGGAGCGGCGTCACGACGGACATGATCTGGTACGAGCTGCTCGAGGAGGGGCAGGCGGAGATAGACGTGGAGGTGGAGGAGCTCGTGGCCGCCGCGGGGGACATGGAGCCGTGGGAGTTCGGCGAGGAGGAGGTGCAGGACCTGATGCAGCAGATAGACTCCTTTGCCGGCCCGCCCAGTTGTTGA